One Paramisgurnus dabryanus chromosome 8, PD_genome_1.1, whole genome shotgun sequence DNA window includes the following coding sequences:
- the psenen gene encoding gamma-secretase subunit PEN-2 has product MNLERMPNEEKLSLCRRYYLGGFAFLPFLWLVNVVWFFKEAFVKPAYTEQPNIKSYVKKSALGLLLWVAVLTTWITIFQHFRARWGEIGDYLSFTIPLGTA; this is encoded by the exons ATGAATCTTGAACGAATGCCCAATGAGGAGAAACTAAGCCTTTGCAGAAGATACTATTTAG GTGGTTTTGCATTCCTTCCCTTTCTCTGGCTTGTTAATGTGGTGTGGTTTTTCAAAGAGGCTTTTGTTAAACCTGCCTACACGGAACAACCAAACATTAAATCCT ATGTAAAGAAGTCAGCGCTGGGGCTTTTACTGTGGGTGGCGGTGCTGACGACGTGGATCACCATATTCCAACATTTCAGAGCTCGGTGGGGAGAGATCGGAGATTATCTTTCCTTCACCATTCCGCTCGGCACAGCCTGA